The genomic region TCACAGACATAACAATCAAATATCACCACATCTATTTTACCAACATCAAACACTAAGTTAAACTTAGGTTCTCACGAATAAATTTATGATAAAAAATGATTGATATCATATAATCATAATACATGCTACAAAGGTAGCACATCTATTAAGCAAAGCTACAACATTTACAAAAATAAAAATTAAATATTGCAAAATTTTATTATAATTGAATTTAAGAAAAAAATTTAAAAAAAATTAAAAAATAATTAATATTTACTATTTATTACTAAAATAAACAAATTCAATAAAATTTTTCACAGTTTGTTTCATATCATAAAAACTAAATTAAAATGATCTTAAATTTGATGGACCTTTATTAGATTAAGAATTGGATAAAAATAAGGCAAATACAAGAAAATATGGAAAAGTTTATATACTATTAGTTTAAAAAAATTAAGGAAAGTTTTAGAAATAATGTTAAAAATTAATTTAAATTAAAGAAAACCAATGAAAACCATGAAATTTATTAATAATAAAGAAAAATATGGAATATTTTAGGGAAATAATAAAAAATATTAGAATATTAAAGAAAATAAGAATTTAAAATAAAAAATAAAATAAAAAATATAATAAATAGATATCATATAATATATGTAATTTTAAAAAAAAGAAAAAAGAAAATAGATTAATTTTACAATTAACCTAATTTAATTTTAATATCTAAAGCACTTGATCCTTTTTCATATACAAAGATTGGGTTAATATCAAGTTCAGATATTTCAGGGAAGTCTAAAGTTAATCTAGCAACTCTGACAATAGCTGATTTAACAGCATCTATATCACCAGGAGCTTCTCCTCTGAAACCTTTAAGTAATCCCATAACTTTAGTGTCTTCCATTTGTTCAGTAATTTCTTCAGTGGTCATTCCTTTTGCCAATTTGAATGAAACATCTTCTAAAAGGTTTACAAGAACTCCACCCATACCAAATGCAATCATTGGACCGAATTGTGCATCTCTGATCATACCAACAAGAACTTCAATTCCAGAGTCCATCATCTTTTGAACTTCTACACCATTTGGAACAATGTCTGGATGAGCTTTCTTAGCATTAGCAATGATTTCTTCATAGACTGCTTCAGCTTCTTCTTTGGATTGAATACCTACTTTTACACCACCAATATCAGATTTGTGTAAGATCTTATCAGATGCAATCTTAAGTACAACTGGGAAGTCCATTTCTTCTGCAAGCTGACCTGCTTCTTCAGCAGAAGTTGCTAACTTAATAGGGGCTGCTTCAATACCATAAGCTTCAGCCACAGCATATGCTTCACTACCAAGCAAGGTGTCTCTTTCTTCTTCTTTCACTTTAGCGAAAATAGCTTCAACTGCTTCCTTATCTACATCATCAATTTCTCCAACAGGATCATCATAGTTTCTATCTTGAACAGCAGCGAATCTTGCAAGGTAATCGAATACTTTTACAGCGGTTTCAGGGAATACATAGGTAGGAATTCCATTATCCCTTAATACATCATTAGCGTTTTCAAAGGTAGGTCCACCCATGTTAACTGCAATAACAGGTTTATCAAACTCACTTGCACCTTCAACAAGTGCTTGAGCAATTCCATCAGCATCAGCAGATGCAGTAGGACAAACCATTACCACTAAACCGTCAACATCATCACTGTCCAATACAGCTTCTAAAGATTCCTTATATCTTATAACAGGAGCATCACCTAAAACATCAATAGGGTTTTTAATACTTCCCTCTTCAGGCACAGCTGCTTTTAATCTTTCATTGGTTTCTTCATCAAATTTAACAAGTTCCAATCCGTATCTTTCCATTGCATCTACGGATAAAACTCCTCCACCACCTGCATTGGTAATGATTGCAAGGTTACGTCCAGTTGGAAGCGGACATTTGGAGAATGCTAAGCCTACATCAAACAATTCATCCATAGTGGTTACTCTGAATACTCCAGATTGTTTGAATGCAGTATCAAATGCTACATCACTACCAGCTAATGCGCCAGTGTGTGAGGATGCAGCTTCAGCACCAGCAGAACTTGAACCGGATTTCAAGATAATAACTGGTTTCTTATAGGATACTTTTCTTA from uncultured Methanobrevibacter sp. harbors:
- the acs gene encoding acetate--CoA ligase alpha subunit, whose protein sequence is MTDLTKMFNPDSVAIVGASNSEGKVGYIIVNNMINDGFKGNIYPINPKDDEIQGLKAYKNVSDLPEVPDLVIISIPSVLVNPVVEECGEFGVKNMVVITAGFKEIGGEGVERENELVALGKKYGINIIGPNSLGITDSHSLLNASFSQIMPPTGNIAFISQSGAMMVAIIDWSVTSGIGFSKIISLGNKAGTTEIELIEYLSDDDETAVVICYLESITEDDDFVRTLRKVSYKKPVIILKSGSSSAGAEAASSHTGALAGSDVAFDTAFKQSGVFRVTTMDELFDVGLAFSKCPLPTGRNLAIITNAGGGGVLSVDAMERYGLELVKFDEETNERLKAAVPEEGSIKNPIDVLGDAPVIRYKESLEAVLDSDDVDGLVVMVCPTASADADGIAQALVEGASEFDKPVIAVNMGGPTFENANDVLRDNGIPTYVFPETAVKVFDYLARFAAVQDRNYDDPVGEIDDVDKEAVEAIFAKVKEEERDTLLGSEAYAVAEAYGIEAAPIKLATSAEEAGQLAEEMDFPVVLKIASDKILHKSDIGGVKVGIQSKEEAEAVYEEIIANAKKAHPDIVPNGVEVQKMMDSGIEVLVGMIRDAQFGPMIAFGMGGVLVNLLEDVSFKLAKGMTTEEITEQMEDTKVMGLLKGFRGEAPGDIDAVKSAIVRVARLTLDFPEISELDINPIFVYEKGSSALDIKIKLG